From the Companilactobacillus ginsenosidimutans genome, the window ATTTTGTTTTATTTTATGATGAAAAAACTATCGAAAATTAATTCAAATAAAATTTCCAAGCAAGATACAATCTAATCAAAGAGGATAGTTATAGTATGATTTTTATTCAAGTATCATTATTATTTGACACGAGAAAATTTTATAGCTAAGGGTGTTGGTTATGAAAAAAAGTATAAGAGTTACTTCAGTATTAGTGAGTGTATTAATCGTATTAATGCCATTTATAGTTCAACAAAATGTTTTGGCAGACTCGTCTACTGAACTGTCTGGACAACCAGAGATTGTCGACAATGATCAAGTTGATTTTGATAGTGAGATTGATGGAATGCTCCAGAAGAATAACTTTTGCGGATCAATTTTTGTAGTCAAAGGTGGAAAGACCATTTATTCGAAAAATGTCGGTGATGCTAATTATAAAGAACAGCTAAAGAACCGTCAGAATAAGGCATATGAAATTGATTCCATTCAGAAAAGCTTAACCGCAGGACTAATTATGAAATTAGTTCAAGAACATAAATTAAGCTTGGATGATAAACTATCAAAATTTTTACCTGAAGTACCTGGTAGTAACCAAATAACTTTGAGAATGATGTTGGATATGACGTCTGGATTGGTCTTACCAAATGATGGACCATCAAGTGTAATGCCTGATGACCGTTTGGTCGATTTTGATACACATGAGGTTACTTTTTCAAAATCGATGTTGAACAAGTGGCAATATTCACCAATCAACTTCGTATTTTTGGCCAGAATTGTCGAAATGGTTACACATAAGACTTATAAACACGTATTCACTAAGGAATATATTGATAAGCTTCATTTAAAACACACAGTATTTGCATTCGGACCTAGTCACGGAGTTGAAAAAGCTCAAGGGTATACAAATCGCGATCCACTTTCACCAAGACTAAATTACAACAATCCTTATATGACTCAACCTTGGGAGACTAGAGACGAAATGGGTACTGGTCAAGTATTTATGTCACCAGAAGATTTATACAAGGCTGAAAAATATTTGGTATCAGGAAAATTCTTAACAAAGGAATCACGTGATGTGCTCTTCACCCCCGGTAGTATCAGTACTTACGGTGGTGGATTTTATAATAATCATAACAGTCACCAATCAAATGGATGGGGTTATGGATATCAATCGGTAATTCATATTTCAGATGATGGAAAGACTGCGGTTGTAGTGATGAGCAACTATCAGCGACTTGCAAATAATATCAAACCAATGGCAAGACAGATTTATTCAATGGTCTTAACTGATTAAAAAATTGAATTTACATTTGAAGATTTCTTGAGTATCATTTTAAGTAATGTTCGATTTTTGTTTGATTAAGCAAACGTATGTTCGTATAATAATTTTTGATAGGGGTGTTATTTATGAACAAGGTGATACTTAACGATTTTATTTCTGAATTCAAAAAAGGCTACGATGCGACTACTTTTAATAGTCTGGAAGTAGTAAATAACGATTCTTTGGATCAATCTTCAATATTTATTAAACAAAATGGCGGAATTCATAACGAATTCAAAAAGATTTATTCTATTTCACCAATGAACACAAACACGGTGGATGGGATTTTGAGTGAAGCTTCTAAAAAATTGCCGTTCGATGGATATTACATTCGCGAAAAATCAAGTGAACTTGACACAAATTATGTAAAATTTTGAATAAAATAGCGTTATCATTCCCGCTATAATAAGGTTTATAACATTGTTTATATTTTTTGTTACGTTTTCATTATATTTAAATTATTTTATTTAAAAGTAGGCTAAAAATGTAGACATATATTTCTAAAATAGCGATAATGGTTATAGATAAATGAGATTCATTTATCAAAGAATCATAGTTTTAGGTAGTACAGGTTATACCTTTTTACCAACACAAAAACTCCCCTATTCATGTACATGGACAGGGGAGTTTTTGTATAATCAATTAATTCTGCAATTCAATATATCTACGAAGTTTCCATGAGAAAATGAATTATCCTAAAAGAGCGCAATTGCGTATTATTCACACTAAATCGTTAAGTTTAAGTTCAGCTTATGACCTCGTTCGGTAAGCAGCTTGATTCCTAATCCCAAAATCAAAACTAGTGGAAGATATAAGATTGTGTGGTATCGACCTTGGACTTCAAAAATCATTGATCCAATAATAAATCCGTCTAGCAATAATGAGAGGTAGAACAATTTGTTTTGCATTGCTACCGAATCTGGGATAATTGGCGCAAACAATAAGATAAAACTCATAGTTATTATGCAAAGTACTAGTATGAATTCAAAGAAAATAACTGAAAGGGTTACTAGTGACTGTTTCATTGAATAGAAATTGCCTGTATGTTTATTCCCTTTGGCAGTATTGTACAAAAGCCAATTATAGCCGTAGTTTTCAGCTGAGAAAGCCGTGTATTTTTGATCTAAGAAAATTCCCCAATGACCACTATGATTCAGGGTACTAACATTTTGATTGATTTGACGATTCAAATCTGCGTTGATATGGGTTTCCATCTGATGTGGATCAGGGTATTTTTTATAATTCTTTTCCATGATTCCGTATATTTCTTTATTGTACGCACCATCGGTTGAAGGAGAGGTTCCCGTCGCCAAACTGTACTTATTCAAGTTATTGTTAGAACCAATTTGCATTCCATAAAGTCCTGAATAGACATTTGCTGATAGTGAGCTAAAAATAAAGAAAACGGCCATGAATCCTAAGAAAAATGAATATCTCTTTAGACGCAAAGTCGGTGACACTCTTCTTGTATCTCGTCTAAATAGCAAGAAGAGTAATCCTGCAACGAGCCAAATTGCGATTGTAGGTCGTACCATGTATGCCAGTATCGCTAAGATAAACATTGTTAATGTATTGGTCAGCCATCTTTGATTAGTCGTGTACTCATCGCGTTTCATGAAAGTGTCAAACGAAACAAGCAGGCCTAGTACGAAGGTTAGAAACATTGGTTCTGCACCATTCAGGATACTGTACATAAAATAGGCAGGTATCAATGAGAAAATTAAAGCAGAAAAGATTCCTGCTTGTTTATTAATTATTGACGCGGACAATTTATAAATAAGTAGTGCGTCAAAAAAGGTAAAAGCGATGTTGATTAATTGTGAGGTTACAAAGTTAGTCCCAATTAATGAATAAGGAATTGAATATAGGAAGGCGATATTTAGAACGTGTGGCCAAGATGAATTAATTCCCACTAAATGCCGAGTCCAAGGTATTCCTGAAGCTCTGGCGTAAGCTAAATAATGATAATTCCAATAATCAGAAGTTGGTCCAATTTGATAGGTTAGAACAATGAAAACTTTTACCAATTCTATTGCTAAAAGAACTAAAACTAAAAAGACAAATGATTTGTTGCTCATGTAAGATGCTGTTAAATATGAAAATCCAAATAATAAGACACTGACTAAGGTCATTGTGAAAATAGGTAGTCCTAAATGGCCTGTCATATCAGAACCTTTCCAACTAGCAACTACCATAAATATTAACAAGAAGATTGAAACCAAAATAGCAACGTACTGTCCTATTTTTTTAATTTGATCCCTGGTTGCATCTTCAAAAAAGTGGATATGCAGACTTTCCCTGGTTGGGGCGGAATTGCTTTGGTGTTTACCACTGCGGGTATTAATTCCAAAACCTGGTGATAATGCAGCACTTACTGAACTGTTTCTTTGATGACGATAATGTTTTCTAGAACTCTCGCGAGTGAGTTGGCGGTTAGTACGTGAGTATTGATTGAACTGGTTGTTCATAAATCTCACCCCCTGTGGCAGTTATTGACCATGGACTGTTTTTACCCATGAATTCTTTCCAGTAATCATGTAAGCAAAAGCAACGTATGGAATAAAAGATAAAATGATGTTGTATAAAATACATTGCCATGCACGAAAAATACAGCGAGTTAGCGACAGGCCATGTGAATTTTGATAGTACTCAACAGCCATTATTAACCAGATAATGAGAGTGAAGACAATAACGATTGAAAAAACAATCATAACTGGAACTGATTTTCTCAAAAACACGTTTCCAAGTTGGACTGCGATTGATGAGATGTTGGCGAAGTTAAGTAGCATACTAAAAAATGGTAGTATCAAGAATAATGACAAGTCGATTTTTACACCAGTATTTATGTTGGGTGCATGTATGATACGGCTCAAGTATTTGACAAAGCATTGCATAGATCCTTGACACCATCTAATTCTTTGTCGGAGCAGTGGTTTAAAACTATTTACCGCTTCCTGATAAACAATTGCAGATGGCAAAAATATTGCTCGGTAGTCTTTGAATAATCCTCTAACCGTAAACTCAAAGTCCTCAAGTAACGAGTTTCCCCAACGGACAGACTGTGCCATTTCTAAAGTTAAAAATTGGCCATTACCACTGGCAATGGCTTGACCCAAACGATTTCTACTTTCTTGCATGAAAGAGTTGGCACCTAAAAATTCGGTGTCTTGCATTTTTGACCACCAGTTATATTCGCGTCTATTCATTCCGACAGCGCTTTGAACCATGGCCACATCGTTGTTTTCAAAAGTACCAATAATATCGGTCATATCTTTGGCTGACATAAACCCGTCAGCGTCGATAATTCCAAT encodes:
- a CDS encoding serine hydrolase domain-containing protein — encoded protein: MKKSIRVTSVLVSVLIVLMPFIVQQNVLADSSTELSGQPEIVDNDQVDFDSEIDGMLQKNNFCGSIFVVKGGKTIYSKNVGDANYKEQLKNRQNKAYEIDSIQKSLTAGLIMKLVQEHKLSLDDKLSKFLPEVPGSNQITLRMMLDMTSGLVLPNDGPSSVMPDDRLVDFDTHEVTFSKSMLNKWQYSPINFVFLARIVEMVTHKTYKHVFTKEYIDKLHLKHTVFAFGPSHGVEKAQGYTNRDPLSPRLNYNNPYMTQPWETRDEMGTGQVFMSPEDLYKAEKYLVSGKFLTKESRDVLFTPGSISTYGGGFYNNHNSHQSNGWGYGYQSVIHISDDGKTAVVVMSNYQRLANNIKPMARQIYSMVLTD
- a CDS encoding ArnT family glycosyltransferase, which translates into the protein MNNQFNQYSRTNRQLTRESSRKHYRHQRNSSVSAALSPGFGINTRSGKHQSNSAPTRESLHIHFFEDATRDQIKKIGQYVAILVSIFLLIFMVVASWKGSDMTGHLGLPIFTMTLVSVLLFGFSYLTASYMSNKSFVFLVLVLLAIELVKVFIVLTYQIGPTSDYWNYHYLAYARASGIPWTRHLVGINSSWPHVLNIAFLYSIPYSLIGTNFVTSQLINIAFTFFDALLIYKLSASIINKQAGIFSALIFSLIPAYFMYSILNGAEPMFLTFVLGLLVSFDTFMKRDEYTTNQRWLTNTLTMFILAILAYMVRPTIAIWLVAGLLFLLFRRDTRRVSPTLRLKRYSFFLGFMAVFFIFSSLSANVYSGLYGMQIGSNNNLNKYSLATGTSPSTDGAYNKEIYGIMEKNYKKYPDPHQMETHINADLNRQINQNVSTLNHSGHWGIFLDQKYTAFSAENYGYNWLLYNTAKGNKHTGNFYSMKQSLVTLSVIFFEFILVLCIITMSFILLFAPIIPDSVAMQNKLFYLSLLLDGFIIGSMIFEVQGRYHTILYLPLVLILGLGIKLLTERGHKLNLNLTI
- a CDS encoding glycosyltransferase family 2 protein, whose translation is MVPLLNEENTIFSYVNNLINELNNIDQTITPNIVLIDDASTDNTLGNLHTIREATMGIRTNVYVLARQFPNAQQGKGASLNYGLDYISNLPNQMDEQHTIIGIIDADGFMSAKDMTDIIGTFENNDVAMVQSAVGMNRREYNWWSKMQDTEFLGANSFMQESRNRLGQAIASGNGQFLTLEMAQSVRWGNSLLEDFEFTVRGLFKDYRAIFLPSAIVYQEAVNSFKPLLRQRIRWCQGSMQCFVKYLSRIIHAPNINTGVKIDLSLFLILPFFSMLLNFANISSIAVQLGNVFLRKSVPVMIVFSIVIVFTLIIWLIMAVEYYQNSHGLSLTRCIFRAWQCILYNIILSFIPYVAFAYMITGKNSWVKTVHGQ